From bacterium, the proteins below share one genomic window:
- a CDS encoding macro domain-containing protein — protein sequence MSPSPYSRKLGRLQLAVVLGDITEQATDAVVNAANNHLWMGSGVAGAIKSKGGEEIEREAMQLGPIEPGQAVTTTAGRLKARYCIHAAAMGQDLATSPDLITKATRSTLTEAARLDIDSVAFPALGTGVGGFPADACARLMIAAALGHARQNVKPGSVTFVLRDEPTYRSFHEILKSAPTPDA from the coding sequence ATGAGTCCTAGCCCGTACTCACGGAAACTCGGCCGACTGCAACTGGCCGTGGTGCTGGGCGACATCACTGAGCAGGCGACCGACGCGGTCGTCAACGCCGCCAACAATCACCTCTGGATGGGCTCCGGCGTTGCCGGCGCCATCAAATCCAAAGGCGGTGAGGAAATCGAACGCGAGGCGATGCAGCTCGGCCCGATTGAACCGGGGCAGGCAGTGACGACCACTGCCGGCAGGCTCAAGGCTCGGTACTGCATCCATGCCGCTGCCATGGGGCAAGACCTGGCCACCAGCCCGGACCTCATTACAAAGGCAACGCGGAGCACGCTGACTGAGGCGGCGCGGCTGGACATCGACTCCGTTGCATTCCCGGCGCTCGGCACCGGCGTCGGCGGCTTTCCGGCTGACGCCTGCGCGCGGCTGATGATTGCCGCCGCGCTCGGGCACGCCCGCCAGAACGTGAAGCCTGGTTCGGTCACCTTCGTGCTGCGCGACGAGCCGACGTACCGGTCCTTTCATGAAATCCTGAAGTCAGCGCCGACGCCGGATGCCTGA
- a CDS encoding PTS sugar transporter subunit IIA, which produces MAKISELLPRSAIVLNLQSKEKFEVINELVRPLVETGAITSEADFVSAIVRRENMESTGIGLGVAIPHARTPAVSSIVLAFGRSDSGVDFNSLDGKPSHLIFLIAAPEEQKTEYIMTLARLSKLLRKDEVRIGLNKAGSPDDVVGVIMQHES; this is translated from the coding sequence ATGGCGAAGATATCCGAGCTTCTGCCCCGCTCGGCGATTGTGCTCAACCTGCAATCGAAGGAGAAGTTCGAGGTCATCAACGAGCTGGTGCGACCGCTGGTGGAAACCGGCGCTATCACCAGCGAAGCGGACTTCGTGTCCGCGATTGTCCGGCGCGAGAACATGGAGAGCACCGGCATCGGACTCGGCGTCGCGATTCCCCATGCCCGGACCCCGGCGGTCTCCAGCATCGTGCTCGCATTCGGCCGGTCCGACTCGGGCGTTGACTTCAACAGCCTCGACGGCAAACCGTCCCATCTCATCTTTCTGATTGCTGCGCCGGAGGAACAGAAAACCGAGTATATCATGACCCTGGCGCGGCTCTCCAAGCTGCTGCGTAAGGACGAAGTGCGCATCGGCCTGAACAAGGCCGGCTCACCCGACGACGTGGTCGGCGTGATCATGCAGCATGAGTCCTAG
- a CDS encoding universal stress protein, which produces MERVLLYVEDTPGMPATVEFALRLAKGMSCRVFALSVIDPDIHRHRDNQKSDAEERAWSMLYEIEDDAFQQNVRISLLLEPGEPLSRLISLSTSYDAELIVVSADCRLMAAEVVRQSNRPVVFVK; this is translated from the coding sequence ATGGAACGTGTTCTGCTGTACGTCGAAGATACACCGGGCATGCCCGCGACGGTGGAGTTCGCCTTGCGACTCGCCAAGGGCATGTCGTGCCGCGTGTTCGCACTGTCCGTAATCGACCCTGACATCCACCGCCATCGAGATAACCAGAAGTCCGACGCCGAGGAGCGCGCGTGGAGCATGCTGTACGAAATCGAGGACGACGCGTTCCAGCAGAACGTCCGCATCTCGCTGCTGCTGGAGCCGGGCGAACCACTGTCCCGGCTCATCAGCCTGAGCACGAGCTACGACGCTGAACTGATAGTCGTAAGCGCCGATTGCCGGCTGATGGCGGCCGAAGTCGTACGCCAGAGCAACCGGCCGGTCGTGTTCGTGAAATAA
- the mnmE gene encoding tRNA uridine-5-carboxymethylaminomethyl(34) synthesis GTPase MnmE: protein MNPGILLPSPDTICALATPAGTGSIAVIRVSGPETFSILDRFLPDHPASRQRSHSVRLNWFCTIGREPVDQVMVTVFRAPRSYTGEDMAEISCHGGTVAADAVLKHVIHAGCRVAEPGEFTRRAVLAGKMTLSQAEAVADMAEARSEAAFHGAVARYRGELSGFVAGIAEDLKELLAELEFDLGFDEHDAVSGSVPKQRIRRIVAALSKTVESAQAGRFLIEGANVVIIGRPNAGKSSLFNRLIGKERAITSPVSGTTRDRIDSMAVLAGIPVRFVDTAGLTARPGARLDRLAAAQTAKAIELADIIVALFDGSRPASPSDLAVITAIQGRPAICALNKTDLPRRFSGNVECRLPNVESPVTNRQSAIGNRESHLVPISCRTGAGVSGLRARIARALRTKPCPRLMLNRRQTDVLSACRDALARAGSALTLDVAALETRSALDILSQIDAPSTGADILDRVFARFCVGK, encoded by the coding sequence TTGAATCCTGGAATCCTCCTCCCCTCGCCTGACACTATCTGCGCCCTGGCTACTCCGGCCGGGACTGGCAGCATTGCTGTCATCCGCGTGTCGGGTCCGGAGACATTCTCAATCCTCGACCGGTTCCTCCCTGACCATCCAGCTTCCAGGCAACGCTCTCACTCCGTCAGATTGAACTGGTTCTGCACGATTGGCCGGGAGCCGGTTGACCAGGTGATGGTCACGGTATTCCGCGCTCCGCGTTCGTACACCGGCGAGGACATGGCCGAGATCTCTTGTCACGGCGGGACCGTCGCCGCCGACGCGGTGCTCAAGCACGTCATTCACGCCGGGTGCCGGGTCGCGGAGCCGGGCGAATTCACCCGGCGGGCGGTGCTGGCCGGCAAGATGACACTTTCTCAGGCCGAGGCCGTTGCCGACATGGCCGAGGCTCGTTCCGAGGCTGCTTTCCACGGTGCCGTCGCCCGCTACCGCGGAGAACTGTCCGGCTTCGTCGCCGGCATTGCTGAGGACCTTAAGGAACTGCTCGCCGAGCTCGAGTTCGACCTTGGGTTCGATGAGCACGATGCTGTCAGTGGCTCGGTGCCGAAGCAGCGCATCCGCCGCATCGTGGCAGCGCTGTCAAAGACCGTGGAGTCGGCGCAGGCCGGCCGATTCCTCATCGAGGGCGCAAACGTCGTCATCATCGGCCGGCCCAATGCCGGCAAATCCAGCCTGTTCAACCGGCTGATCGGAAAAGAACGGGCGATAACGAGTCCGGTTTCCGGGACGACGCGCGACCGGATTGACTCCATGGCAGTGCTTGCCGGCATCCCGGTTCGGTTTGTGGATACCGCCGGTCTCACCGCCCGCCCCGGCGCGCGCCTGGACCGACTCGCCGCTGCCCAGACCGCGAAGGCAATCGAGCTGGCAGACATCATCGTCGCGCTCTTTGACGGCTCGCGGCCCGCGAGTCCGTCCGACCTTGCAGTCATCACGGCCATCCAGGGCCGACCGGCAATCTGCGCACTGAACAAGACCGACCTGCCTCGTCGTTTCAGCGGGAATGTCGAGTGCCGACTGCCGAATGTCGAATCGCCGGTCACCAATCGGCAATCGGCAATCGGCAATCGAGAATCCCACCTGGTACCGATCTCGTGCCGAACCGGTGCCGGAGTCAGCGGGCTCCGTGCACGTATTGCGCGCGCTCTGCGCACCAAGCCGTGTCCGCGACTCATGCTCAACCGGCGTCAGACTGATGTGCTTTCGGCTTGCCGCGATGCCCTGGCTCGGGCCGGGTCGGCCTTGACCCTCGATGTTGCCGCGCTTGAAACCAGGTCTGCCCTTGATATTCTGAGTCAGATAGATGCGCCATCGACCGGGGCCGACATCCTCGACCGGGTCTTTGCCCGCTTCTGTGTAGGAAAGTAA
- the yidC gene encoding membrane protein insertase YidC, producing MRNERETSSTLSTIIGFVLVAAILILSQMFLRPRQAPPAPAAAPALQQAQPNETIQPAQAAPTGGQSLTALSFVPAPESLVTLQNDLLRVQFSSVGGTVKSAFLKKYRADLVPSGQDLLGTELILPQGCVSTDAVPMQVAATDSSVTFTARSDSLTLTKTYTLHKDYTLDHSVSIAGPASGFAVNGMAGIALTETNVKEGLAHFHFYSLVGKKLNQTPAVRLKKPQAICERAEWVGIKSKYFMVALIACGRTFDSTYAVTLADGRIGFSAVVEHPAPETQISVYLGPLELGRLRSLGLGMDNVVGLGWTRPIALAMLWVLRLLYTIVRNWGLAIIVFSVLMKLAFFPLTRTQAKQMRQMQLLQPKLNELKVKYKDDSQKLNSETMQLYKLYKINPATGCLPLLIQLPVFWALYAVLRNAIELRGASLGLWLHDLSQPDVLFGHLPNGIPMVGGAAIGLVPLLMGASSILQTLMTTTDTKNIAMTILMPLLVTLIFLNMPSGLQLYWFLYNVLSIGENMITLKGGLPWQRSKATREPSLATAPPRK from the coding sequence ATGAGAAACGAACGAGAAACATCGAGCACGCTCTCCACGATTATCGGTTTCGTGCTCGTGGCCGCGATACTCATCCTGTCGCAGATGTTCCTCCGTCCGAGACAGGCGCCGCCGGCACCGGCGGCAGCTCCGGCTCTGCAACAGGCTCAGCCGAACGAAACCATACAGCCGGCCCAGGCCGCGCCGACTGGTGGACAGTCTCTCACCGCGCTATCGTTCGTACCCGCGCCCGAGTCCCTCGTGACCCTTCAGAACGACCTGCTTCGGGTTCAGTTCTCGAGCGTCGGCGGGACGGTCAAGTCCGCCTTCCTGAAGAAGTACCGCGCCGACCTCGTGCCGTCCGGCCAGGACCTGCTTGGCACGGAACTGATACTGCCGCAGGGCTGTGTCAGCACCGACGCCGTGCCGATGCAGGTCGCGGCCACCGACAGCTCGGTCACGTTCACGGCGCGCTCCGACAGCCTGACTCTTACCAAGACCTACACCCTGCACAAGGATTACACGCTCGACCACTCGGTCTCGATCGCCGGCCCGGCCTCGGGCTTTGCTGTCAACGGGATGGCCGGGATCGCCCTGACCGAAACCAACGTGAAAGAGGGCCTCGCCCACTTCCACTTCTACTCCCTGGTCGGTAAGAAGCTTAATCAGACCCCCGCGGTCAGGCTGAAGAAGCCGCAGGCGATCTGCGAACGTGCTGAATGGGTCGGCATAAAGTCCAAGTACTTCATGGTCGCGCTCATCGCCTGCGGAAGGACATTCGACTCGACCTACGCGGTCACGCTGGCCGACGGTCGTATCGGATTCAGCGCGGTGGTAGAACATCCCGCTCCTGAGACTCAGATCTCGGTCTATCTGGGACCGCTGGAATTGGGACGGCTGCGTTCGTTGGGCCTCGGAATGGATAATGTCGTGGGCCTGGGATGGACCCGGCCGATTGCGCTCGCCATGCTCTGGGTCCTGCGCCTGCTGTACACCATTGTGCGTAACTGGGGCCTGGCCATCATCGTCTTCTCGGTCCTCATGAAGCTGGCGTTCTTTCCGCTCACCCGAACCCAGGCCAAGCAGATGCGCCAGATGCAGTTGCTCCAGCCCAAACTCAACGAGTTGAAGGTCAAGTACAAGGACGACTCGCAGAAACTGAACTCCGAGACGATGCAGCTCTATAAGCTGTACAAGATCAACCCCGCGACCGGCTGTCTGCCGCTGCTCATCCAGTTGCCGGTCTTCTGGGCGCTCTACGCGGTGCTGCGCAACGCCATCGAGCTGCGCGGGGCGTCGCTCGGACTCTGGCTGCATGACCTGTCGCAGCCGGACGTGCTCTTCGGCCATCTACCGAACGGAATACCGATGGTCGGCGGCGCGGCAATCGGGCTGGTGCCGCTGCTGATGGGCGCGTCGTCAATCCTCCAGACGCTCATGACGACCACCGATACGAAGAACATCGCCATGACCATTCTCATGCCGCTCCTCGTCACTCTGATTTTCCTGAACATGCCCAGCGGGTTGCAGCTCTACTGGTTCCTCTACAACGTGCTGTCGATCGGTGAAAACATGATAACCTTGAAAGGAGGCCTGCCGTGGCAGAGATCGAAGGCAACCAGGGAACCGTCCCTGGCGACGGCGCCCCCTCGGAAGTAG
- the yidD gene encoding membrane protein insertion efficiency factor YidD, which produces MATFLKLLVRLYRNTIGIALPNSCRYQPTCSQYALDALTEHGAARGAWLAIRRVARCHPWAAGGYDPIPRKVRSPKSECRMSDSAIERRTTTA; this is translated from the coding sequence ATGGCGACGTTTCTGAAGCTCTTGGTCAGGCTGTACCGCAACACCATCGGCATTGCTCTCCCCAATTCGTGCCGGTATCAGCCGACTTGTTCTCAGTATGCGCTGGACGCCTTGACCGAGCACGGCGCGGCAAGGGGCGCATGGCTTGCCATCAGGCGCGTCGCGCGGTGCCATCCCTGGGCCGCCGGCGGCTATGACCCGATACCGAGGAAAGTACGAAGTCCGAAATCCGAATGTCGAATGTCGGACTCGGCGATTGAACGGAGGACGACCACGGCATGA
- the rnpA gene encoding ribonuclease P protein component: MAESLTRAEILRRRRDVQRVRRLGAKSGTRYLSLRCAQNPDPPTDNPAAPEPPSRRVAFHLPRGVGNAVARNRLKRRLREIYRRNKDWFQPGYDYIVQPTVAAGKLSFAELLEHTRQATELQRTKCKGQSNG, encoded by the coding sequence ATGGCCGAGTCACTGACTCGAGCCGAAATCCTGCGCCGGAGACGCGACGTGCAACGGGTGAGGCGACTGGGAGCAAAGTCCGGCACGAGGTACCTTAGCCTACGCTGCGCCCAGAATCCTGACCCGCCGACCGACAACCCTGCCGCGCCCGAACCGCCATCCCGTCGCGTGGCGTTCCATCTGCCGCGCGGAGTGGGAAACGCCGTGGCACGCAACCGCCTGAAGCGGCGACTGCGCGAGATCTACCGGCGGAACAAGGACTGGTTCCAGCCCGGCTACGACTATATTGTGCAACCGACGGTTGCTGCCGGAAAGCTGTCTTTCGCCGAACTGCTCGAACACACGCGGCAGGCAACAGAATTACAAAGGACAAAGTGCAAAGGACAAAGCAATGGGTAA
- the rpmH gene encoding 50S ribosomal protein L34, protein MPKRTYQPSNISRKRTHGFRARMQTPGGRNVLRRRRAKGRKRLAV, encoded by the coding sequence ATGCCCAAAAGAACATACCAGCCGTCAAACATCAGCCGCAAGCGTACTCACGGGTTCCGTGCCCGCATGCAGACGCCCGGAGGCCGTAACGTTCTTCGCCGCCGCCGCGCAAAGGGTCGTAAACGCCTGGCCGTATGA
- a CDS encoding nucleotidyltransferase family protein has product MSPRVQLDREKLAEFCRRNHVRRLSLFGSALTDRFGPDSDIDFLVEFEPHNGPGYFGLARMERELSELVGRKVDLRTPAELSRYFRDEVCAGAQVQYSAA; this is encoded by the coding sequence ATGAGTCCCCGTGTCCAACTCGATCGCGAGAAGCTGGCCGAGTTCTGCCGGCGTAATCATGTCCGGAGGCTGTCACTGTTCGGCTCAGCGCTAACCGACCGTTTCGGCCCGGACAGCGACATAGATTTCCTCGTGGAGTTCGAGCCGCACAACGGTCCCGGCTATTTCGGCCTGGCACGGATGGAGCGGGAGCTTTCCGAGTTGGTCGGCCGCAAGGTTGACCTCAGGACACCTGCCGAACTGAGCCGATACTTCCGGGACGAGGTCTGTGCCGGCGCCCAGGTACAGTATTCCGCGGCCTGA
- a CDS encoding HepT-like ribonuclease domain-containing protein, whose protein sequence is MGEDRMLVLGLVKEIEIIGEAAGKVSEPTRRHLSQIPWQDVVDMRNRLIHVYFDIDVGVVWDTVSKDLRPLIAVLETALAPEQ, encoded by the coding sequence ATCGGCGAAGACCGCATGCTTGTTCTCGGCCTCGTCAAGGAGATCGAGATCATCGGCGAGGCTGCCGGGAAGGTGTCCGAACCCACCCGCCGTCACTTGTCGCAGATACCGTGGCAGGACGTGGTTGACATGCGGAATCGCCTGATACACGTCTACTTCGACATCGACGTCGGCGTGGTCTGGGACACAGTGTCCAAGGACCTCCGACCGTTGATTGCCGTTCTTGAGACCGCACTGGCGCCCGAGCAGTAG
- a CDS encoding ATP-binding protein, which yields MIRRTRELEVLTGLVARHPVVAITGARQVGKTTLARQFAAGRSGGATFFDLENPSHLARLDDAMLALRDLNGLVIIDEVQRRPELFPVLRVLVDRPRNRTRFLVLGSAAPGLLRQSSESLAGRIAYHELGGLALDEVGAARADVLWLRGGFPRSFLARTGPASAEWRRGFIRTFLERDVPQLGSVVAATTLRRFWMMLAHYHGQVWNASEFGRSFGVADTTVRSYLDLLASALVIRLLPPWFENIAKRQVRAPKVYIADSGLLHALLDLDSRAALDSHPKVGASWEGFVIQAVVRQLDARPEECWFWATHGGAELDLLVVRGRRRFGFEVKRTTAPKPTPSARSALASLHLDRLDIVHAGEDTFSLGPRLRAVAFRRLLKDLSPLP from the coding sequence GTGATAAGGCGAACGCGCGAGCTTGAAGTGCTGACCGGGCTGGTGGCCAGGCATCCGGTAGTCGCGATAACCGGCGCCCGGCAGGTTGGCAAGACGACGCTGGCCCGGCAGTTTGCCGCCGGCCGCAGCGGCGGCGCGACGTTCTTCGACCTCGAGAATCCCTCGCACCTGGCCCGGCTGGACGACGCCATGCTGGCCCTGCGGGACCTGAACGGGTTGGTCATTATCGACGAAGTACAGCGCCGTCCCGAGCTGTTCCCGGTCCTGCGCGTACTGGTCGACCGGCCGCGTAATCGGACGCGGTTCCTCGTCCTGGGCAGTGCCGCCCCAGGCCTGCTGCGGCAGTCCTCGGAGAGCCTGGCCGGGCGGATTGCGTATCACGAGTTGGGCGGACTGGCGCTCGATGAGGTGGGCGCTGCCCGCGCCGACGTCCTGTGGCTGCGGGGCGGGTTCCCGCGTTCGTTTCTTGCCCGCACCGGCCCGGCGAGCGCCGAGTGGCGGCGCGGTTTCATCCGCACCTTCCTCGAACGCGACGTGCCGCAGTTGGGCTCCGTCGTCGCCGCGACCACGCTGCGCCGGTTCTGGATGATGCTGGCGCACTACCACGGGCAGGTCTGGAATGCGTCGGAGTTCGGGCGCTCGTTCGGCGTGGCCGATACCACCGTGAGGTCGTATCTCGACCTGCTGGCATCGGCGCTGGTGATCAGGCTGCTGCCGCCGTGGTTCGAGAACATCGCCAAGCGTCAGGTGCGGGCGCCCAAAGTTTACATTGCCGATTCCGGACTGCTGCACGCACTGCTCGACCTCGATTCCCGCGCCGCGCTCGACTCACACCCCAAGGTTGGCGCTTCATGGGAAGGGTTCGTAATTCAGGCAGTGGTGCGGCAGCTTGACGCCCGGCCTGAGGAGTGCTGGTTCTGGGCGACTCACGGCGGGGCCGAACTCGACCTGCTGGTGGTGCGCGGCAGGCGCCGGTTCGGTTTCGAGGTCAAACGCACGACTGCGCCGAAGCCGACGCCGTCGGCCCGTTCGGCCCTCGCATCGCTGCACCTGGACCGCCTCGACATCGTCCACGCGGGCGAAGACACGTTCAGTCTGGGCCCGCGCCTGCGCGCGGTTGCGTTCCGCAGGTTGCTGAAAGACCTTTCCCCGTTGCCCTGA
- a CDS encoding FlgD immunoglobulin-like domain containing protein, translating to MKKLLVLLIPALLFAQIEVDTVVHLPTFIMNGLFFPELNKLYLVGCYEHDLLDCSTYQVVARIPRSYDDSYGYCSWNWRRQKLYVGFNPDPDSLVVIDVKADTLVKAIARSGMGNAYVASTDRLYRGVDQNLVALDCAADTVVCTIPSPVSGYSFLYPSWDSVGNKLYVSLDAWGLRPKVAVYDCVTDSLLTVIDIPSPYRAFGLHFDYPYRKAYYNIDGPSGAAGVIDTRSDKVIKTFPFTSCTVFNTGVALNSKDHKAYVVGADSAIYGSALYVVDCDADTIVKKLVFPKKTWPVDLARWVPWSNRVYLTYTEPIAHQDLGMYVVDCKTDSIIVSNLVLGYWPPYEFQIDPVHERVFAIGSESTTIHVLRDTGYGGVAQTKQAEPRLASGLQVRMMRGLFDIEYSVAAPCRVDLSVYDLMGCEVRRLAAGKQSAGRNSVVWNCTDRTGTAVARGVYFIRLNTPGRADVTKVVVTRWAASRQ from the coding sequence ATGAAGAAATTGCTTGTGCTGCTCATACCCGCGCTGTTGTTCGCGCAGATAGAGGTGGATACTGTCGTTCATCTGCCCACGTTTATCATGAACGGCCTCTTCTTTCCTGAACTGAACAAGCTCTACCTTGTCGGCTGCTACGAGCACGACCTGCTTGACTGCTCCACGTATCAAGTGGTCGCCAGGATTCCAAGGTCCTACGACGATAGCTACGGCTACTGCTCCTGGAACTGGCGCAGGCAGAAGCTCTACGTCGGTTTCAACCCAGACCCTGACAGCCTGGTGGTTATTGACGTGAAGGCCGACACGCTGGTCAAGGCGATTGCGCGGAGCGGCATGGGTAATGCCTACGTGGCTTCAACCGACCGCTTGTACCGCGGCGTGGACCAGAACCTAGTCGCGCTGGACTGCGCTGCCGACACGGTTGTGTGTACAATCCCCTCCCCGGTGTCCGGGTATTCGTTCCTCTACCCGTCATGGGATTCAGTCGGGAATAAGCTATATGTGTCCCTAGATGCGTGGGGGCTCCGACCGAAGGTAGCAGTCTATGACTGCGTGACTGATTCACTCCTGACTGTCATTGACATTCCCAGTCCCTACCGCGCGTTCGGGTTGCACTTCGACTACCCTTATCGCAAGGCATACTACAATATTGACGGTCCCTCCGGCGCAGCCGGCGTGATTGACACTCGGTCTGACAAAGTCATCAAGACGTTCCCGTTCACCTCGTGCACGGTGTTCAACACCGGAGTCGCGCTGAACTCCAAGGACCACAAAGCGTATGTCGTCGGAGCGGATAGCGCCATATATGGCTCTGCACTCTATGTAGTCGACTGCGACGCCGATACTATCGTCAAGAAGCTGGTGTTTCCGAAGAAGACCTGGCCCGTGGACCTGGCGCGATGGGTGCCTTGGAGCAACCGAGTCTATCTCACGTATACGGAGCCAATAGCGCACCAAGACCTCGGCATGTACGTAGTCGACTGCAAGACAGACTCCATCATCGTGTCGAATCTCGTTCTGGGATACTGGCCGCCCTATGAATTCCAGATTGACCCGGTTCATGAACGTGTCTTCGCCATCGGTTCAGAGAGTACGACGATTCATGTTCTGCGCGACACGGGCTACGGAGGAGTTGCTCAAACAAAGCAGGCCGAGCCGCGTCTCGCTTCGGGTTTGCAGGTGCGGATGATGCGTGGCTTGTTCGACATTGAGTACTCCGTTGCAGCGCCATGCAGAGTGGACCTCAGTGTCTACGACCTGATGGGTTGTGAAGTCAGGCGACTGGCAGCCGGAAAGCAGTCAGCCGGACGGAATAGCGTGGTATGGAACTGCACGGACCGCACCGGAACCGCAGTGGCCCGCGGAGTCTACTTCATCCGTCTCAACACGCCGGGCCGTGCTGACGTGACCAAGGTCGTGGTGACGAGGTGGGCGGCAAGTAGGCAGTAG
- a CDS encoding DUF2281 domain-containing protein — protein sequence MKTVDEVMELTRELPEKLQEEVRDFARFLAAKRARPTRKKLRLDWAGGLKDLRDKYTSVELQHKASEWRANDALGRR from the coding sequence ATGAAGACAGTCGATGAAGTCATGGAGTTGACGAGAGAGCTTCCCGAGAAGCTACAGGAGGAGGTTCGCGACTTCGCCCGCTTTCTCGCAGCGAAGAGGGCGCGTCCGACCCGCAAGAAGCTGCGCTTGGACTGGGCCGGAGGCCTGAAGGACTTGCGTGACAAATACACTTCGGTCGAACTCCAGCACAAGGCCTCGGAATGGCGGGCAAACGATGCTCTTGGTAGACGCTAA
- a CDS encoding PIN domain-containing protein, with product MLLVDANVWLELLLDQEQAGQVRDFLRAVPLDELAITDFALHSVGVVLARNKRDDLFVRFISDLLADTGVRYVSLDFADLMAVTETRERLPLDFDDAYQYVAAEKHGLTMVSFDADFDRTERGRKTPAEVLAEPPVAHDRPAAKTRRSRARKV from the coding sequence ATGCTCTTGGTAGACGCTAACGTCTGGCTTGAGCTGCTCCTTGACCAAGAACAGGCAGGACAGGTACGTGATTTCCTCAGGGCGGTTCCGTTGGACGAACTTGCCATAACTGACTTCGCCCTGCATTCGGTCGGGGTTGTCCTGGCCCGCAACAAGAGGGATGACCTATTCGTGAGGTTTATCTCAGATCTTCTTGCGGACACAGGTGTGCGCTACGTGAGCCTCGACTTCGCTGACCTGATGGCTGTGACCGAGACGAGAGAGCGTCTTCCTCTGGACTTCGACGACGCCTACCAGTACGTCGCAGCCGAGAAGCATGGCCTGACAATGGTCAGCTTCGACGCAGACTTCGACCGGACCGAACGTGGACGAAAGACGCCGGCCGAAGTGCTGGCAGAACCACCTGTCGCTCACGACCGGCCCGCCGCCAAGACCCGCCGTTCCCGAGCCCGCAAAGTCTGA